Proteins encoded within one genomic window of Polyangium spumosum:
- a CDS encoding helix-turn-helix domain-containing protein yields MPRRTVAKPFCLKVGARIRELRKEHGKSLQDLADASAISKGHLSSIEQGLAAITIETVERIARALDIPPYCVMTFPADDEVNRIADLARKVPKGERRKLRKDLEARTAREPSK; encoded by the coding sequence GTGCCCCGACGAACCGTAGCAAAACCATTCTGCCTGAAGGTTGGCGCTCGTATCCGCGAGCTACGAAAGGAGCACGGCAAGTCCTTGCAGGACCTCGCCGATGCCTCCGCGATCTCGAAAGGTCACCTGTCGAGCATCGAGCAGGGCCTCGCGGCGATCACCATCGAGACGGTCGAGCGCATCGCACGCGCGCTCGACATACCCCCTTATTGCGTCATGACGTTCCCGGCGGACGACGAGGTGAACCGTATCGCGGATCTCGCCCGCAAGGTGCCGAAGGGCGAGCGCCGAAAGCTCCGGAAAGACCTCGAGGCGCGCACGGCGCGCGAGCCCTCGAAGTAA